Proteins encoded in a region of the Elaeis guineensis isolate ETL-2024a chromosome 7, EG11, whole genome shotgun sequence genome:
- the LOC105033753 gene encoding probable calcium-binding protein CML48 encodes MADYNQYPSHGYAPSAPPMPEPSSGHKPSSSGQPSAPSGYPYHAPPSSYGYSSPYTLGAGGGGAAGYYFPPGTHPEIIRSFQAVDRDRSGFIDEYELQAALSSGYQKFSLRTIRLLMFLFQNPNNPSKMGPAEFAALWNCIGQWQGIFDRFDRDRSGKIDSMELRDALLSLGYAVPPSVIQVLISNYTDGKTGKGALNFDNFVESGMIVKGLTEKFKEKDTRYTGSATLTYDTFMSMVIPFIVP; translated from the exons ATGGCGGATTACAATCAATATCCTTCTCACGGCTACGCTCCGTCGGCCCCGCCGATGCCGGAGCCCTCCTCCGGCCACAAGCCCTCCTCCTCGGGACAGCCTTCGGCGCCGTCGGGATATCCTTACCACGCCCCTCCGTCCTCTTATGGCTATTCGTCCCCCTACACCTTGGGTGCCGGCGGCGGCGGAGCGGCGGGGTACTATTTCCCTCCAGGCACGCATCCCGAGATCATCCGTAGCTTCCAGGCCGTCGATCGGGATCGGAGCGGCTTCATCGACGAGTACGAGCTGCAGGCGGCTCTGTCCTCCGGGTATCAGAAGTTCAGCCTTCGCACGATTCGGCTCCTCATGTTCCTTTTCCAGAACCCTAACAACCCTTCCAAGATGG ggCCTGCTGAGTTTGCTGCTTTATGGAATTGTATCGGGCAATGGCAG GGCATCTTTGACAGATTTGATAGAGATCGGAGTGGCAAAATTGACTCAATGGAATTGAGAGATGCACTTCTAAGTCTAGGATATGCAGTTCCACCTTCTGTTATTCAAGTTCTAATATCCAATTACACTGATGGGAAAACTGGCAAGGGTGCACTTAATTTTGACAACTTTGTTGA GAGTGGGATGATTGTAAAG GGATTAACAGAAAAATTCAAGGAGAAAGATACTCGCTACACTGGCTCAGCAACTCTTACCTATGATACTTTCATGTCAATGGTCATTCCCTTCATTGTCCCATAG